A stretch of Episyrphus balteatus chromosome 2, idEpiBalt1.1, whole genome shotgun sequence DNA encodes these proteins:
- the LOC129910557 gene encoding LOW QUALITY PROTEIN: POU domain protein CF1A (The sequence of the model RefSeq protein was modified relative to this genomic sequence to represent the inferred CDS: substituted 1 base at 1 genomic stop codon), giving the protein MAASYMTPVSSGDLDMALGGGGGGGGGGGGGGGGYHTSSPRSATDAGEMKYMQHHHPHHHATSHQVPSSPSPNTVGSGNPSGLGLGSTNPWTALHPTDPWALQTHHSHHHPADVKQEMSHLSQQSRVQQGMASPHAWHAPVHAAAHYAPTGGSPLQYHHAAMNGMLHHPAHPHHQGVAPLHHALRGAESPQLHIHPHHLQGDRDVSAGEEDTPTSDDLEAFAKQFKQRRIKLGFTQADVGLALGTLYGNVFSQTTICRFEALQLSFKNMCKLKPLLQKWLEEADSTTGSPTSIDKIAAQGRKRKKRTSIEVSVKGALEQHFHKQPKPSAQEITSLADSLQLEKEVVRVWFCNRRQKEKRMTPPNTLGGDMMDGGMPPSHMHGGGHGGYHPHHDMHGSPMGTHSHSHSPPMLSPPQNMQSGGGHQLTAHXQSEIQESNSAAAATTPASLHQQQQQQQHQQQLQQQQQQHQQQQQQQHNTSTTPSSSSDVLSPQSPLGSGHHLNNNNNNNSSNNNNNNNNNNNDSDLSSQVTTNNNNKTNASLAAAAAAAMYIDPMRYQHHQHPHLNPAHHHHPHLFHGGGGGGSSSDQQQQHLQHHQQQSPGGNSGNGSGSSGGMGGLQPPLSSSPNATSVLTSAASMQHLNLNPHVVHPHHQHPQHHHHHHQQQQQQLHARRLFHEWTLQFGAPPTTVRHFNSFTGE; this is encoded by the coding sequence ATGGCCGCCAGTTATATGACACCGGTCAGCTCGGGTGATCTCGATATGGCGCTGGGTGGCGGCGGTGGTGGCGGCGGCGGTGGAGGAGGCGGTGGCGGTGGCTACCACACATCTTCACCGCGTAGTGCAACCGATGCCGGTGAAATGAAATACATGCAACATCATCATCCGCATCACCATGCTACGTCACACCAAGTGCCCTCTTCGCCGAGCCCAAATACCGTCGGCAGTGGAAATCCCTCTGGCCTCGGCCTGGGATCGACAAATCCCTGGACAGCGTTGCATCCAACAGATCCATGGGCTCTACAGACACATCATTCGCACCACCATCCGGCGGATGTGAAGCAAGAAATGTCGCATCTATCACAACAGTCACGGGTACAACAGGGTATGGCTTCGCCGCACGCATGGCATGCACCTGTGCATGCTGCGGCCCATTACGCACCGACTGGTGGTTCGCCGCTGCAATACCATCATGCCGCCATGAACGGAATGCTCCATCATCCTGCCCATCCGCACCATCAAGGTGTGGCGCCTCTGCATCATGCCCTCCGAGGAGCCGAATCGCCGCAGTTGCACATCCATCCACACCATCTGCAAGGTGACCGAGACGTTAGTGCCGGCGAAGAAGACACCCCAACATCTGACGACCTAGAAGCCTTTGCCAAACAGTTTAAGCAACGAAGAATAAAGCTTGGTTTTACACAGGCCGATGTGGGACTGGCATTAGGCACTTTATACGGTAACGTTTTCTCCCAGACAACGATATGCCGATTCGAGGCTCTACAATTAAGTTTCAAAAATATGTGCAAACTGAAACCACTGCTGCAGAAGTGGTTGGAAGAAGCTGATTCGACGACAGGGTCACCGACGAGCATAGATAAAATTGCCGCACAAGGACGCAAGCGAAAAAAACGCACTTCCATTGAAGTATCAGTTAAGGGCGCCCTCGAACAACACTTCCACAAACAACCAAAACCCTCGGCGCAGGAGATCACATCGCTGGCCGATTCCCTGCAACTTGAGAAGGAAGTCGTACGGGTATGGTTTTGTAATCGGCGACAAAAAGAGAAGCGAATGACGCCGCCCAATACTCTTGGCGGTGATATGATGGACGGCGGTATGCCACCGTCTCATATGCATGGCGGCGGCCATGGAGGCTATCATCCGCATCATGATATGCATGGAAGCCCCATGGGCACCCACAGTCATAGTCATAGTCCGCCAATGTTGAGCCCCCCACAGAACATGCAAAGCGGTGGAGGGCATCAGTTAACGGCCCACTAGCAATCAGAAATCCAGGAGTCCAACTCTGCTGCAGCTGCGACTACTCCTGCCTCTttacaccaacaacaacaacaacaacaacatcaacaacaattacagcagcaacaacaacaacatcaacaacaacaacaacaacaacacaatacATCGACGACACCATCATCATCCTCCGATGTGCTATCGCCCCAAAGCCCGCTCGGTTCAGGACATCACCTcaataacaataataacaataacagtagtaataataacaacaacaataacaacaacaacaacgacagtGATCTTTCATCTCAGGTGACgacgaacaacaacaacaaaacgaaCGCATCGCTGGCGGCGGCCGCTGCGGCTGCCATGTACATAGACCCCATGCGATACCAGCACCACCAGCATCCCCACCTGAACCCTGCTCACCACCATCATCCGCATCTGTTTCAtggcggcggcggcggtggCTCGAGCAGCgaccaacaacaacagcacctgcaacatcaccaacaacaaTCGCCGGGCGGCAATAGTGGCAACGGCAGTGGCAGCTCCGGAGGCATGGGTGGCCTACAGCCGCCCTTATCCTCATCGCCAAACGCCACCTCTGTGCTAACCAGCGCTGCTAGTATGCAACACCTCAACCTGAATCCGCATGTGGTGCATCCGCACCATCAGCATCCCCAACATCATCACCACCAtcaccagcagcagcagcaacagctcCACGCCAGGAGACTGTTCCACGAGTGGACCCTGCAATTCGGCGCCCCGCCGACCACGGTGCGGCACTTTAATTCCTTCACCGGCGAGTAG